From a region of the Helianthus annuus cultivar XRQ/B chromosome 5, HanXRQr2.0-SUNRISE, whole genome shotgun sequence genome:
- the LOC110912330 gene encoding protein TIC 20-I, chloroplastic isoform X2: MILNGGYATHLGQYKACKTKPLKSMSDRVLHPRVRSSFNFHQELRSLSPHGGPLVHLSATSSPLYGHLGLFTHKTPPTSSRRRVSPRASKDAGAFSYKYPPMEKKPRWYWRTLACLPYLMPLHETWMYAETAYHLHPFLESFEFLTYPFLSALGGLPSWFLIAYFIVAYLAVVRRKEWPHFFRFHVVTGMLLEIALQVTGTVWRWLPRAWYWGKVGMHFWTAFAFAFLFTVLECIRCCLVGMYADVPFVSDAAYIQIPYE, translated from the exons ATGATTTTGAATGGTGGTTATGCAACACATTTGGGGCAGTACAAGGCCTGTAAGACCAAGCCGTTGAAGTCGATGTCTGACCGCGTTCTTCATCCGCGCGTCAGGAGTTCGTTCAACTTTCATCAGGAGCTGAGATCTTTATCTCCCCATG GAGGTCCACTTGTTCATCTATCTGCTACCTCATCTCCACTCTATGGGCATTTAGGTCTATTCACACACAAAACACCGCCCACATCATCTCGAAGACGTGTATCCCCAAGAGCATCAAAGGATGCTGGTGCATTCAGTTACAAATACCCCCCAATGGAGAAAAAACCGCGATGGTATTGGAGAACTTTAGCATGCTTACCCTACCTAATGCCGCTTCATGAAACATGGATGTATGCAGAAACCGCCTATCACCTCCACCCTTTCTTGGAAAGTTTCGAGTTCCTCACTTACCCTTTCTTAAGTGCTCTAGGGGGTTTGCCAAGCTGGTTCTTAATCGCATATTTCATAGTTGCTTACCTGGCGGTTGTTAGAAGAAAAGAGTGGCCCCACTTTTTTAGATTCCATGTGGTGACGGGGATGTTACTGGAAATCGCTCTGCAGGTGACGGGAACTGTGTGGCGCTGGCTTCCACGCGCCTGGTATTGGGGTAAGGTTGGAATGCATTTTTGGACGGCTTTTGCGTTTGCTTTCCTTTTCACGGTTTTGGAGTGCATTCGGTGTTGTCTTGTTGGGATGTATGCTGATGTCCCGTTTGTTTCTGATGCCGCGTATATTCAAATCCCGTATGAATAA
- the LOC110912330 gene encoding protein TIC 20-I, chloroplastic isoform X1, whose translation MILNGGYATHLGQYKACKTKPLKSMSDRVLHPRVRSSFNFHQELRSLSPHAGGPLVHLSATSSPLYGHLGLFTHKTPPTSSRRRVSPRASKDAGAFSYKYPPMEKKPRWYWRTLACLPYLMPLHETWMYAETAYHLHPFLESFEFLTYPFLSALGGLPSWFLIAYFIVAYLAVVRRKEWPHFFRFHVVTGMLLEIALQVTGTVWRWLPRAWYWGKVGMHFWTAFAFAFLFTVLECIRCCLVGMYADVPFVSDAAYIQIPYE comes from the exons ATGATTTTGAATGGTGGTTATGCAACACATTTGGGGCAGTACAAGGCCTGTAAGACCAAGCCGTTGAAGTCGATGTCTGACCGCGTTCTTCATCCGCGCGTCAGGAGTTCGTTCAACTTTCATCAGGAGCTGAGATCTTTATCTCCCCATG CAGGAGGTCCACTTGTTCATCTATCTGCTACCTCATCTCCACTCTATGGGCATTTAGGTCTATTCACACACAAAACACCGCCCACATCATCTCGAAGACGTGTATCCCCAAGAGCATCAAAGGATGCTGGTGCATTCAGTTACAAATACCCCCCAATGGAGAAAAAACCGCGATGGTATTGGAGAACTTTAGCATGCTTACCCTACCTAATGCCGCTTCATGAAACATGGATGTATGCAGAAACCGCCTATCACCTCCACCCTTTCTTGGAAAGTTTCGAGTTCCTCACTTACCCTTTCTTAAGTGCTCTAGGGGGTTTGCCAAGCTGGTTCTTAATCGCATATTTCATAGTTGCTTACCTGGCGGTTGTTAGAAGAAAAGAGTGGCCCCACTTTTTTAGATTCCATGTGGTGACGGGGATGTTACTGGAAATCGCTCTGCAGGTGACGGGAACTGTGTGGCGCTGGCTTCCACGCGCCTGGTATTGGGGTAAGGTTGGAATGCATTTTTGGACGGCTTTTGCGTTTGCTTTCCTTTTCACGGTTTTGGAGTGCATTCGGTGTTGTCTTGTTGGGATGTATGCTGATGTCCCGTTTGTTTCTGATGCCGCGTATATTCAAATCCCGTATGAATAA